A genomic window from Pseudomonadales bacterium includes:
- a CDS encoding amidohydrolase family protein produces the protein MLTGATLIDGLGGAPIGNAVVVINGERITAVGTAANVQLPDGAETIDLNNRWIVPGLIDAHAHFMESGRPYTKPAQIDLTHLVPYEREVAWMKARVPVTLKAYLCAGVTTVLSVGGPVFEYEVREQAAGSRLAPEVIVAHGPIALVPSELLFPLFDGDTPLRTLQDASGAAAEINLATARGADLIKIAVMGGPLAAFEADYSGVLAPVIARARAQNLPVTAHVTQLEAARTLIELGATSLQHLPLDAEVDAAFVSLARSKGTVIVPTLAVWPRSFVQPYSRDWQFTEIESRCGDSAVIQAWHTVEPLPPVDPQVGEFFRTGIAMAARNTRILYDAGVPLAAGSDAGNFAMLHGASLHYELQLMQNAGVDPLGLITVATFNAAILAGRETELGSISPGKRADLLVLRADPTTDIANLQQIDSVMRRGRLIAATELLPPPD, from the coding sequence GTGCTGACCGGCGCAACTCTGATCGACGGACTGGGCGGGGCGCCGATCGGCAACGCGGTCGTCGTCATCAATGGGGAGAGGATCACCGCCGTGGGGACCGCTGCCAATGTGCAGCTGCCCGACGGTGCGGAAACAATCGATCTGAACAACCGCTGGATCGTACCCGGCCTGATCGATGCCCACGCGCACTTCATGGAATCCGGCAGACCCTACACCAAGCCGGCTCAGATTGATCTGACCCATCTGGTGCCCTATGAACGGGAAGTCGCCTGGATGAAGGCACGTGTACCGGTCACACTGAAAGCCTACCTGTGCGCGGGGGTGACTACCGTGCTTTCCGTCGGCGGTCCTGTTTTCGAGTACGAAGTGCGGGAGCAGGCGGCGGGTTCGCGACTCGCACCCGAAGTAATCGTAGCGCACGGCCCGATTGCCCTGGTGCCATCCGAACTGCTGTTCCCCCTCTTCGACGGCGATACGCCACTGCGAACGCTGCAGGATGCAAGCGGGGCAGCCGCCGAAATCAACCTCGCCACTGCGCGTGGTGCGGATCTCATCAAGATTGCCGTGATGGGCGGCCCCCTGGCTGCGTTCGAAGCCGACTACTCGGGAGTGCTCGCACCTGTGATCGCCCGGGCACGTGCGCAGAACCTGCCTGTTACTGCCCATGTCACACAACTCGAAGCCGCCCGTACCCTGATCGAGCTCGGCGCAACCAGTCTGCAGCATCTGCCCCTGGATGCCGAAGTCGATGCTGCCTTCGTGTCCCTGGCTCGTTCGAAAGGCACGGTCATCGTGCCCACACTGGCGGTCTGGCCACGCAGTTTCGTGCAGCCCTATTCCAGAGACTGGCAGTTCACTGAAATCGAATCACGCTGTGGCGATTCCGCCGTCATCCAGGCATGGCACACAGTCGAGCCACTGCCACCGGTGGATCCCCAGGTCGGAGAGTTCTTCCGCACAGGCATTGCGATGGCCGCCCGCAATACCCGGATCCTGTATGACGCTGGTGTGCCGCTGGCGGCAGGCTCCGATGCAGGCAACTTCGCAATGCTGCATGGTGCGTCGCTCCACTACGAGTTGCAGCTCATGCAGAATGCGGGCGTCGACCCCCTGGGTCTGATCACAGTGGCTACCTTCAACGCCGCAATACTCGCCGGTCGCGAGACGGAGCTGGGATCGATCAGCCCGGGCAAACGCGCGGATCTGCTGGTACTGCGCGCAGATCCCACGACGGATATCGCCAATCTGCAGCAGATCGACTCTGTCATGCGGCGCGGCCGTCTGATCGCCGCTACGGAACTGCTGCCGCCACCTGACTGA
- a CDS encoding enoyl-CoA hydratase-related protein: MSESVFEDLLYEKKDHVVTITINRPAVYNAFRGLTCEELVRAFGKAGYDRDVGAIVLTGAGDRAFCTGGDQSDHDGQYGGDRGVIGMPIDEVHSVIRDVPKPVVAKVRGYAIGGGNVLATICDLTIAAETAIFGQVGPKMGSVDPGFGTAYLARVVGEKKAREIWYLCRRYSAQQALEMGLINHVVADADLDSEVAQWCSELVARSPTAIALAKRSFNADTESIRGIGGLGMLGLSLYYETEESKEGGAALREKRDPDFRSKLC; this comes from the coding sequence ATGAGCGAATCTGTATTCGAAGACCTTCTCTACGAGAAGAAAGACCATGTGGTGACCATCACCATCAACCGACCTGCGGTCTACAACGCGTTCCGGGGGTTGACCTGTGAAGAACTGGTCAGGGCATTCGGCAAGGCCGGCTACGACAGAGACGTGGGTGCCATCGTGCTGACCGGTGCCGGTGACAGAGCATTCTGCACCGGGGGCGATCAGTCTGATCACGACGGTCAGTACGGGGGTGATCGCGGCGTGATCGGCATGCCGATCGACGAGGTACATTCGGTGATCCGCGATGTACCCAAACCCGTGGTTGCCAAGGTACGCGGTTATGCCATCGGTGGTGGCAATGTACTGGCGACCATCTGTGATCTGACCATTGCCGCAGAGACGGCCATCTTCGGTCAGGTGGGACCGAAGATGGGTTCGGTGGATCCCGGCTTCGGTACGGCCTATCTGGCCCGGGTTGTGGGTGAGAAGAAGGCCCGGGAGATCTGGTATCTGTGCAGACGCTACAGCGCGCAGCAGGCGCTCGAGATGGGACTGATCAACCATGTGGTGGCGGATGCCGATCTCGACTCGGAAGTTGCCCAGTGGTGCTCTGAACTGGTGGCTCGCAGTCCTACCGCAATTGCCCTGGCGAAACGCTCCTTCAATGCGGATACGGAAAGCATCCGCGGGATCGGTGGTCTGGGCATGCTGGGCCTGTCCCTCTACTACGAGACCGAAGAGTCGAAGGAGGGGGGTGCTGCGCTGCGGGAAAAACGCGATCCGGATTTCCGCAGCAAGCTCTGCTAG
- the putA gene encoding bifunctional proline dehydrogenase/L-glutamate gamma-semialdehyde dehydrogenase PutA, which produces MPASTPSNSLRQRIRAATHADESECVNRLLQSAREQLDPAARQRIQVRSRDLIEHCREASDDAGTLDAFLQEFGLSNREGVALMCLAEALLRVPDDDTADRLIAEKIRSGDWDAHAGRSRSNFVNASVWGLMLTGRLVTLDPATYADTGAWIRRLVSRLGEPVVRTAVLQAMRILGGQYVLGRSVEEALERGRELNDPGTRFSFDMLGEGARTQVDADRYFAAYRDAIESIGRHEAEQDPILANGVSIKLSALHPRYEFAQWARVLDELLPRLKQLAIRARRHGLGLSIDAEEAARLEPSLDLFERLALDPALRGWEGLGFVLQAYLKRAPGVVDWLIDLTGRADRRIMVRLVKGAYWDTEIKHAQEQGFPDYPVYTRKANTDLCYEVCAARLLQQDRIFPQFATHNANTVSTIIELAGARRSFEFQRLHGMGQLLYRKLFESREQSPDTGKQANNPARPHALRVYAPVGSHRDLLPYLVRRLLENGANSSFVNRFLDAGVPVDELTRDVTSRIDPRRGLRHPLIPAPPRLYRHRGDGRDNAAGIDLDDPGAVEALMRALADHANQQAHAAPIVNGTELSGTSGKPGTSATLCSPADRARSVGTLVEAVSSDVDAALDWASRGQPTWDALGGIARARILERAARLLESRTAAFMTLIIREAGRTVHDALSEVREAIDFCRYYAAQARELFSDPVRLPGPTGECSELSLCGRGTFVCISPWNFPLAIFTGQIAAALAAGNCAIAKPAEQTPLVAADMVRLFLEAGVPPAVVHFLPGDGARLGARLLADPRISGVAFTGSLATARIIQRALADRPGAIVPLIAETGGLNVMLVDSTALPEQVVDDVIASAFQSAGQRCSALRVLYLQEEIADSVLTMLKGAMDTLVIGDPLELSTDIGPVIDEDARADLASHVAHLRNTATRVAESTLPASCARGSYLAPCVFEIETLTELPGEVFGPILHVIRYSSRNLDRVLEDIRSSGFGLTLGVHSRIDGFADEIFAHTRIGNTYVNRNMIGAVVGVHPFGGMGLSGTGPKAGGPGYLRAFASERTRTENLAAKGGNTELFGLGD; this is translated from the coding sequence GTGCCTGCATCCACCCCCTCCAACTCTCTCCGCCAGCGTATCCGCGCCGCCACACACGCAGATGAATCGGAGTGCGTAAACCGGCTGCTGCAGTCCGCGCGTGAGCAGCTCGATCCTGCCGCGAGACAACGTATCCAGGTGCGCTCCCGCGATCTGATCGAACACTGTCGTGAGGCAAGCGACGATGCCGGCACTCTCGATGCTTTCCTCCAGGAGTTCGGCCTGTCGAATCGGGAAGGTGTCGCGCTGATGTGTCTTGCCGAAGCCCTGCTGCGGGTGCCCGATGATGACACCGCAGATCGTCTTATCGCCGAGAAGATCCGCTCCGGGGACTGGGACGCCCACGCCGGCCGATCCCGATCGAACTTCGTCAACGCTTCGGTCTGGGGTCTGATGCTCACCGGTCGGCTGGTCACTCTGGATCCTGCCACTTATGCGGATACCGGCGCCTGGATACGCCGGCTGGTGAGCCGTCTGGGCGAGCCCGTGGTACGTACTGCGGTGCTCCAGGCCATGCGCATCCTCGGCGGTCAGTACGTGCTCGGGCGCAGCGTGGAGGAAGCCCTCGAGCGAGGTCGAGAGCTCAATGATCCGGGCACGAGATTTTCCTTCGACATGCTCGGCGAAGGAGCACGCACCCAGGTAGATGCCGACCGTTACTTCGCCGCCTATCGGGACGCGATTGAAAGCATCGGCAGACACGAAGCGGAGCAGGATCCGATCCTGGCCAACGGTGTATCCATCAAACTGTCTGCTCTGCATCCGCGCTATGAGTTCGCCCAGTGGGCCCGGGTTCTGGACGAACTGCTGCCCAGACTCAAACAGCTCGCGATCCGGGCGCGGCGACACGGCCTGGGCCTGAGCATAGACGCAGAAGAGGCGGCCCGGCTCGAGCCTTCTCTCGATCTGTTCGAACGCCTGGCCCTCGACCCGGCACTGCGTGGCTGGGAGGGTCTGGGATTTGTGCTGCAGGCTTACCTGAAGCGCGCACCCGGTGTGGTCGACTGGCTGATCGATCTGACCGGGCGGGCAGACCGCCGGATCATGGTGCGTCTGGTCAAGGGTGCCTACTGGGATACCGAGATCAAGCACGCCCAGGAACAGGGCTTCCCGGATTATCCGGTCTATACACGCAAGGCCAACACGGATCTGTGCTACGAGGTATGCGCAGCACGCCTGCTGCAGCAGGATCGCATCTTCCCCCAGTTCGCCACCCACAATGCCAATACGGTGAGCACGATCATCGAACTCGCCGGTGCGCGACGTAGTTTCGAGTTCCAGCGTCTCCACGGTATGGGTCAGCTGCTCTATCGCAAACTGTTCGAGTCCCGTGAGCAGAGCCCCGATACGGGAAAACAGGCAAACAACCCGGCCAGGCCCCATGCATTGCGCGTCTACGCACCCGTCGGCTCGCATCGGGACCTGCTGCCCTATCTGGTGCGACGGCTCCTGGAAAACGGCGCGAACAGCTCATTTGTGAACCGGTTTCTGGATGCCGGTGTGCCCGTCGATGAACTGACCCGGGATGTGACCAGCCGCATCGATCCACGTCGAGGTTTGCGGCATCCGCTGATTCCCGCGCCGCCACGTCTTTATCGGCACAGAGGCGATGGCCGTGACAACGCAGCCGGCATCGATCTGGATGATCCTGGCGCTGTCGAAGCGCTCATGCGGGCACTTGCCGATCACGCCAACCAGCAGGCGCACGCCGCACCGATCGTCAACGGCACCGAATTGTCCGGGACATCCGGCAAACCCGGGACGTCGGCAACACTCTGCAGTCCCGCCGACCGCGCACGCAGCGTCGGCACCCTGGTAGAAGCAGTCAGCAGCGACGTCGACGCCGCCCTGGACTGGGCCAGCCGGGGTCAGCCGACCTGGGATGCGCTAGGCGGTATTGCGCGCGCCCGGATTCTCGAGCGTGCTGCCCGGCTGCTCGAATCCCGCACTGCGGCTTTCATGACCCTGATCATCCGCGAAGCTGGCCGCACTGTGCACGATGCACTCTCCGAAGTGCGAGAGGCGATCGATTTCTGCCGCTATTACGCCGCCCAGGCGCGTGAGCTTTTCTCAGATCCGGTTCGCCTGCCCGGGCCGACGGGTGAATGCAGCGAACTGTCGCTGTGCGGCCGCGGCACCTTCGTGTGCATCAGTCCCTGGAATTTCCCGCTGGCAATTTTCACGGGGCAGATTGCCGCCGCCCTGGCCGCGGGCAACTGCGCGATCGCCAAACCTGCGGAGCAGACACCCCTGGTTGCCGCCGACATGGTGCGCCTGTTTCTCGAAGCGGGTGTTCCACCTGCTGTGGTGCACTTCCTGCCGGGCGACGGCGCCCGTCTCGGTGCACGGCTGCTGGCCGATCCCCGGATCAGCGGGGTGGCTTTTACCGGCTCTCTGGCCACCGCCAGAATCATCCAGCGTGCCCTTGCCGATCGACCAGGCGCCATTGTGCCGCTGATTGCGGAAACGGGTGGACTGAACGTGATGCTGGTGGACTCCACAGCACTGCCGGAGCAGGTAGTAGACGATGTCATTGCTTCTGCTTTTCAGAGCGCCGGCCAGCGTTGCTCAGCGCTGCGGGTGCTCTATCTGCAGGAAGAAATCGCCGACAGCGTGCTGACAATGCTCAAAGGTGCGATGGACACACTGGTCATTGGCGATCCGCTCGAACTCTCCACAGATATCGGACCGGTTATCGACGAGGACGCCCGCGCCGATCTCGCCAGCCATGTGGCGCACCTGCGCAACACGGCAACCCGGGTGGCGGAAAGCACACTGCCCGCGTCCTGTGCCCGGGGCAGCTATCTCGCACCCTGTGTGTTCGAGATTGAAACCCTTACGGAACTGCCGGGCGAGGTTTTCGGCCCGATTCTTCATGTGATCCGCTACTCGAGCCGCAATCTGGACAGGGTGCTCGAAGACATCCGCAGCAGCGGCTTCGGACTCACCCTCGGCGTGCACAGCCGCATCGATGGTTTCGCGGACGAAATTTTTGCGCACACCCGGATCGGCAATACCTATGTGAACCGCAACATGATCGGCGCGGTAGTCGGCGTGCATCCATTTGGTGGCATGGGTCTGTCCGGTACCGGGCCCAAGGCTGGAGGGCCCGGTTACCTGCGGGCCTTCGCCAGCGAGCGGACCCGCACCGAAAACCTTGCCGCAAAAGGGGGCAACACGGAACTGTTCGGTCTCGGGGATTGA
- a CDS encoding cold-shock protein codes for MATGTVKWFNATKGFGFIQPEDGSKDVFVHISAVEKSGLGSLAEGQRISFDVVTEKGKTAAGNLKTA; via the coding sequence ATGGCAACTGGAACTGTTAAGTGGTTTAACGCTACCAAAGGATTTGGATTCATCCAGCCCGAAGACGGTAGCAAAGATGTATTCGTGCACATCAGTGCTGTCGAAAAATCTGGACTGGGAAGTCTCGCAGAAGGTCAGCGCATCAGCTTTGATGTCGTGACTGAAAAGGGCAAGACAGCGGCAGGTAACCTGAAAACCGCATAG
- a CDS encoding glutathione S-transferase, with product MTHPYLLYGAEISYFTGKARAYLRFKGIPFEERPATREVYKEIIVPRVGWPVIPVVVTPEGETLQDTSDIIDALEQRFPECPVFPASPGQRTLALLMEVYGDEWLKLPAMHYRWNHNTDWIIREFGRLSRPDLDEAGQREVGERSCRPFRGSLPILGVTEQTAPAIEHSYRGLLAELDAHFAKHEFLFGSRPSIGDFSLYGPLYAHQFRDPASGALMRELAPSVVGWVERMTAPNPNSGEFLADDGIPPTLMPVFERMIREQAPVIDSTLTALADWIDGHPGEKPPRAIGTHAFTLQAEDGTPVRGERGIFPFDQWMFQRPLDCFQALDETDRDAVRSLLAQAGRRDLLDRKLKHRVARQNFELVVAA from the coding sequence ATGACACACCCCTACCTTCTGTACGGCGCCGAAATTTCCTACTTCACTGGCAAAGCGCGGGCCTATCTGCGGTTCAAAGGCATACCCTTCGAAGAGCGACCGGCGACCCGGGAAGTGTATAAGGAGATCATTGTGCCCCGGGTGGGCTGGCCGGTGATCCCGGTAGTGGTGACACCGGAAGGCGAGACCCTGCAGGATACGAGTGACATCATCGATGCTCTGGAACAGAGATTTCCGGAATGTCCGGTGTTTCCCGCAAGCCCCGGGCAACGCACGCTCGCTCTGCTCATGGAGGTCTATGGAGACGAGTGGCTGAAGCTGCCGGCCATGCACTACCGCTGGAATCACAATACCGACTGGATCATCCGGGAGTTCGGCCGTCTGTCCCGCCCGGATCTGGATGAGGCTGGACAGCGCGAGGTGGGTGAGCGTTCCTGCCGGCCGTTTCGGGGATCGCTGCCGATTCTGGGTGTGACGGAGCAGACAGCGCCGGCGATCGAGCACAGCTACCGGGGACTCCTCGCGGAGCTCGACGCGCACTTCGCAAAGCACGAATTCCTTTTCGGCTCCCGGCCATCGATCGGGGACTTCAGCCTTTACGGACCGCTGTACGCCCACCAGTTTCGGGATCCGGCCTCCGGAGCGCTGATGCGGGAACTGGCGCCTTCGGTTGTGGGCTGGGTAGAACGGATGACGGCGCCCAATCCGAACTCTGGGGAGTTCCTGGCGGATGACGGAATCCCGCCGACACTGATGCCCGTATTCGAACGCATGATTCGCGAGCAGGCCCCGGTAATCGATTCGACCCTCACTGCTCTGGCAGACTGGATCGACGGGCATCCCGGAGAGAAACCCCCCAGGGCGATCGGCACGCACGCTTTCACCCTGCAGGCCGAAGATGGAACCCCGGTGCGGGGTGAGCGGGGCATATTTCCCTTTGACCAGTGGATGTTTCAACGCCCGCTGGATTGTTTTCAGGCACTGGATGAAACAGATCGTGATGCGGTGCGAAGCCTGCTGGCACAGGCGGGCAGAAGGGATCTGCTGGACAGGAAGCTGAAGCACCGTGTTGCACGACAGAACTTCGAACTGGTTGTTGCTGCGTGA
- a CDS encoding NAD(P)/FAD-dependent oxidoreductase, with the protein MDHFDVVIVGAGLSGIGAAYHLQDKCPDRSYTILEGREAIGGTWDLFRYPGIRSDSDMHTLGYNFKPWREAKAIADGPAIRKYVNETASEHRIRDNIRFRHLVRAAAWSSEDARWVVQAERADTGASVNVSCNFLFMCGGYYNYEKGFTPEFPNADSFKGTVVHPQFWPEDLDYAGKRVAVIGSGATAMTLVPAMAERGARVTMVQRSPTYVVSRPAQDAIANSLRKFLPEKVAYAITRFKNVTLGRFMYNRTRTRPEKVKKMLLDMVRKQLGEDYVARHFTPKYNPWDQRLCLIPDDDLYKAIQSGNAEVVTDTIESFTEKGLRLTSGEEIEADIIVTATGLELSVLSGVKFSVDGARVNFPDTWAYKGMMFSGVPNLIQTFGYINASWTLRADLIAEYTCRLLNRMKELGMQQVTARLRPEDADMPARPWIDDFSAGYMQRMMHLFPKQGDRDPWRNTQNYALEKKIIRSAPLEDGALVFSNPVGAVDVHTQEPATAPRAASAA; encoded by the coding sequence ATGGATCATTTTGATGTCGTCATCGTCGGTGCGGGACTGTCCGGTATAGGTGCCGCCTATCACCTGCAGGACAAATGTCCGGACCGCAGCTACACCATCCTCGAAGGCCGTGAAGCCATCGGTGGTACCTGGGATCTGTTCCGCTATCCCGGCATCCGCTCCGACAGCGACATGCACACCCTCGGTTACAACTTCAAACCCTGGCGGGAAGCCAAGGCGATTGCCGACGGTCCGGCGATCCGGAAGTATGTGAACGAGACAGCGTCCGAGCACCGTATCAGGGATAACATCCGCTTCAGGCATCTGGTGCGTGCGGCAGCCTGGTCGAGTGAAGACGCGCGCTGGGTGGTGCAGGCCGAACGTGCAGATACCGGAGCCTCAGTGAACGTGAGCTGCAATTTCCTGTTCATGTGCGGCGGCTACTACAACTACGAAAAGGGCTTCACACCGGAGTTTCCGAACGCGGACAGCTTCAAAGGCACCGTGGTGCATCCGCAATTCTGGCCGGAAGATCTCGATTACGCCGGCAAGCGCGTGGCCGTGATCGGTTCCGGCGCAACTGCGATGACTCTGGTACCGGCAATGGCCGAGCGCGGCGCCAGGGTCACCATGGTGCAGCGTTCGCCCACCTACGTGGTTTCCCGTCCCGCACAGGATGCAATTGCCAACTCCCTGCGCAAATTCCTGCCCGAGAAAGTCGCCTATGCGATTACCCGCTTCAAGAACGTGACCCTCGGCCGCTTCATGTACAACCGCACCCGCACCCGACCGGAGAAGGTCAAAAAGATGCTGCTGGATATGGTGCGCAAGCAGCTCGGTGAGGACTATGTCGCCAGGCACTTCACCCCGAAGTACAACCCCTGGGACCAGCGTCTGTGTCTCATCCCTGACGATGATCTCTATAAGGCGATTCAATCCGGCAACGCCGAGGTCGTGACGGACACGATCGAGTCTTTCACCGAGAAGGGGCTGAGGCTGACCTCGGGTGAGGAAATCGAAGCCGACATCATCGTGACCGCCACGGGACTCGAGCTCTCGGTGCTTTCCGGAGTGAAGTTCAGCGTGGATGGTGCCAGGGTCAACTTCCCGGACACCTGGGCCTACAAAGGAATGATGTTCTCCGGCGTGCCTAACCTGATTCAGACCTTCGGCTACATCAATGCCTCCTGGACGCTGCGGGCGGACCTCATCGCCGAATACACCTGCCGGTTGCTCAATCGCATGAAGGAGCTCGGCATGCAGCAGGTCACCGCCCGGCTGCGGCCTGAAGACGCAGACATGCCGGCACGGCCCTGGATCGACGATTTCTCTGCCGGATACATGCAGCGCATGATGCATCTGTTTCCGAAGCAGGGTGATCGCGACCCGTGGCGCAATACCCAGAACTACGCGCTCGAAAAGAAAATTATCCGCAGCGCGCCACTGGAAGATGGCGCACTGGTCTTCAGCAATCCTGTCGGCGCTGTCGACGTACACACGCAGGAGCCTGCAACAGCACCGCGCGCAGCCTCGGCCGCCTGA
- a CDS encoding carboxylesterase family protein, with protein sequence MITRLLASCALLILTGCGEAPPPPAAPAESTTASQATAAPIAQTIHGKVRGAVQDGVNVFLGIRYGADTATTRFAAPALPEPWSGVVDALEYGNSARQIPTGSGGGLFDSWARVPTPALDEDCLFLNVWSPALRDGGKRPVMVWFHGGGFSSGSGSSTAYEGTRLANRGDVVVVTVNHRLNMFAHLYLAGYGERFADSGNAGILDLIQSLEWVRDNIAEFGGDPDNVLIFGESGGGAKVSVLMAMDAAQGLFHRAVIQSGPRLTNPAPDVAAAGAWTLVEELGLTADTIDEITTMAPERIEAAAAAVVAAGGNASWNGPVYDGRNFTREPFEPDAPPQSASVPLLIGTTRTEMSLLAGARRPELFELTWDTLPAAIGALKPGVDANAIIAGYRALDPAIDAPELYFTAATDNGFLRGSVTLADRKAMQAGAPVYAYLFNWNTPVDGGKWRSPHALEIGFVFDNVANSASMSGLGDEQQRIADMMSEAWIAFARSGDPNNANLPKWEPYTAEQRATMVIDTEAKLIDHPRGPYLSLLGD encoded by the coding sequence ATGATCACACGCCTGCTCGCAAGCTGTGCACTATTGATTCTGACCGGCTGTGGAGAGGCACCGCCGCCACCTGCAGCACCTGCTGAAAGCACCACAGCCTCCCAGGCGACCGCTGCGCCGATCGCCCAGACCATCCATGGCAAGGTTCGCGGCGCGGTACAGGATGGCGTGAACGTCTTCCTCGGCATCCGCTACGGCGCCGATACCGCAACTACCCGCTTCGCGGCACCTGCGCTGCCCGAACCCTGGAGTGGAGTGGTCGATGCGCTGGAATACGGCAACTCGGCACGGCAGATTCCCACCGGCAGTGGTGGTGGCCTTTTCGACTCCTGGGCGCGGGTTCCCACCCCTGCGCTGGATGAAGACTGCCTGTTCCTCAATGTCTGGAGCCCGGCGCTGCGCGATGGCGGCAAGCGCCCGGTGATGGTGTGGTTCCACGGCGGGGGTTTCTCATCGGGTTCGGGTTCCAGCACCGCCTACGAGGGTACCCGGCTCGCCAACCGGGGTGATGTGGTGGTGGTGACCGTGAATCATCGCCTCAACATGTTTGCCCACCTCTATCTGGCCGGCTATGGCGAGCGATTCGCCGATTCGGGCAACGCGGGCATCCTGGATCTGATCCAGTCACTCGAGTGGGTGCGGGACAACATCGCCGAATTCGGCGGAGATCCGGACAACGTGCTGATCTTCGGTGAGTCCGGCGGCGGTGCGAAAGTCAGCGTGCTGATGGCCATGGACGCGGCGCAAGGGCTGTTTCACCGTGCGGTGATTCAGAGTGGCCCCCGGCTCACCAATCCCGCACCGGATGTCGCCGCGGCGGGTGCCTGGACGCTGGTCGAAGAACTCGGTCTGACCGCAGACACCATCGACGAGATCACCACAATGGCGCCGGAACGCATCGAGGCTGCTGCTGCAGCAGTGGTCGCGGCCGGGGGTAATGCAAGCTGGAACGGCCCTGTCTACGACGGCCGCAATTTCACCCGGGAGCCTTTCGAGCCGGACGCGCCACCCCAGTCTGCGTCTGTGCCGCTGCTGATCGGCACGACCCGGACGGAAATGTCCCTGCTGGCGGGTGCACGCCGTCCCGAGCTGTTTGAACTCACCTGGGACACGCTGCCCGCAGCGATCGGCGCGCTCAAGCCCGGGGTGGATGCGAACGCGATTATCGCGGGATATCGTGCTCTGGATCCGGCGATCGATGCACCGGAACTCTATTTCACAGCGGCAACTGACAACGGTTTTCTGCGTGGTTCTGTCACGCTGGCCGACCGCAAGGCGATGCAGGCCGGTGCCCCCGTGTACGCCTATCTGTTCAACTGGAATACACCCGTGGACGGTGGCAAGTGGCGTTCACCCCATGCGCTGGAGATCGGGTTCGTGTTCGACAACGTGGCCAATTCCGCGTCCATGTCCGGGCTGGGTGACGAGCAGCAGCGGATTGCCGACATGATGAGTGAAGCCTGGATTGCGTTTGCGCGTTCGGGTGATCCGAACAACGCCAATCTGCCGAAGTGGGAACCCTACACGGCCGAACAGCGGGCGACGATGGTGATCGATACCGAGGCGAAGCTCATTGATCATCCCCGGGGGCCGTATCTGTCGCTGCTGGGTGATTGA